A stretch of Solea senegalensis isolate Sse05_10M linkage group LG10, IFAPA_SoseM_1, whole genome shotgun sequence DNA encodes these proteins:
- the myod1 gene encoding myoblast determination protein 1 homolog produces the protein MELSDISFPLPAADDFYDDPCFNTSDMHFFEDLDPRLVHVGLLKPDDSSSSSLSSPSSSSSSPSSLLHLHHHAEAEDDEHVRAPSGHHQAGRCLLWACKACKRKTTNADRRKAATMRERRRLGKVNDAFETLKRCTTANPNQRLPKVEILRNAISYIESLQALLRGGGQDDSFYPVLEHYSGDSDASSPRSNCSDGMTDFNGPTCQSTRRGSYESSAYFSQTSNGGQKSERSSVVSSLDCLSSIVERISTENSSLLPAADAPGSPPTDPTAEAAQQGPALVPSPTTSQDPNLIYQVL, from the exons ATGGAGTTGTCGGATATCTCTTTCCCTCTTCCTGCGGCTGATGACTTCTATGATGACCCCTGCTTCAACACCAGCGACATGCACTTCTTCGAGGACCTGGACCCGCGGCTGGTCCATGTGGGCCTCCTCAAGCCGGAcgactcctcctcttcatccttatcctccccgtcctcctcctcctcctccccgtcaTCCCTCCTGCACCTCCACCACCACGCCGAAGCGGAGGACGACGAGCACGTCCGCGCCCCCAGCGGACACCACCAGGCGGGCCGCTGCCTCCTCTGGGCCTGCAAGGCCTGCAAGCGGAAGACCACCAACGCGGACCGGCGGAAGGCGGCCACGATGCGGGAGCGCCGGCGGCTCGGCAAGGTCAACGACGCCTTCGAGACACTGAAGCGCTGCACGACGGCCAACCCGAACCAGCGGCTGCCCAAGGTGGAGATCCTGCGCAACGCAATCAGCTACATCGAGTCCCTACAGGCGCTGCTGCGCGGCGGCGGTCAAGACGACAGCTTCTACCCGGTGCTTGAGCACTACAGCGGGGACTCAGACGCCTCCAGCCCCCGCTCCAACTGCTCCGACGGCATG ACGGATTTTAACGGCCCGACCTGTCAGTCAACCAGGAGAGGAAGTTATGAGAGCAGCGCTTATTTCTCCCAGACTTCAAACG GTGGTCAGAAGAGCGAGCGGAGCTCAGTGGTTTCCAGCCTGGACTGTCTCTCCAGCATTGTGGAGCGGATCTCCACTGAAAACAGCAGCCTGCTGCCAGCTGCCGACGCCCCTGGGTCTCCACCAACTGACCCAACAGCTGAGGCAGCTCAACAGGGACCCGCCCTGGTCCCCTCTCCAACTACCAGCCAGGACCCCAACCTGATCTACCAAGTCCTATAG
- the LOC122776089 gene encoding troponin T, fast skeletal muscle isoforms-like isoform X2, with protein sequence MSDTEEVDQVEAVEEEVVGEVEVAPEAAPEPEPEPEPEVEPEPEPEPEPVQEPEPEPEPEPEEAVEDEEEKPKFKPTAPKIPDGDKVDFDDIQKKRQNKDLIELQGLIDAHFECRKKEEEELIALKERIEKRRAERAEQQRVRAEKDKERQARREEERRIREESDAKKKADEEAKKKSALSSMGSNYSSHLARADQKRGGKKETEREKKKKILAARRKPLNIDHLSEDKLKDKINELHEWMTQLESEKFDHMERLKRQKYEVTTLRKRVEELSKFSKKGAAARRRK encoded by the exons ATGTCTGACACAGAAGAAGT tgacCAGGTCGAGG CCGTAGAAGAGGAGGTAGTAGGGGAAGTAGAGGTGGCCCCTGAGGCGGCCCCTgagccagaaccagagccagaaccagaggtagaaccagaaccagagccagaaccagagccagtacaagagccagaaccagagcctgagcctgagcctgaaG AGGCTGTTGAAGATGAAG AGGAGAAGCCAAAGTTCAA GCCCACCGCACCAAAAATCCCAGACGGTGATAAAGTGGACTTTGAC gACATCCAGAAGAAGCGTCAGAATAAGGATCTGATCGAGCTGCAGGGCTTGATTGATGCTCACTTTGAGTgcaggaagaaggaggaggaggagctgattGCCCTCAAGGAGAGAATC GAGAAGCGTCGTGCTGAGAGGGCTGAGCAGCAGAGGGTGCGCGCTGAGAAGGACAAGGAGCGCCAGGCGAGACGTGAG gagGAGAGGCGGATAAGGGAAGAGAGTGACGCTAAGAAGAAGGCAGATGAAGAGGCCAAGAAGAAGTCGGCTCTGTCCAGCATGGGCTCCAACTACAGCAGTCACCTTGCAAGA GCTGAccagaagagaggaggaaagaaagagactgagagagagaagaagaagaagatcctCGCCGCCAGGCGCAAACCACTCAACATCGACCATCTGAGCGAAGACAAGCTGAA GGATAAGATCAATGAACTGCATGAATGGATGACCCAGCTGGAGTCTGAGAAGTTTGACCACATGGAAAGACTGAAGAGGCAGAAGTACGAG GTTACAACCCTGCGTAAGAGAGTGGAGGAGCTCAGTAAATT CAGCAAGAAGGGAGCTGCCGCCCGCCGCAGAAAGTAG
- the LOC122776089 gene encoding troponin T, fast skeletal muscle isoforms-like isoform X4 produces the protein MSDTEEVDQVEAVEEEVVGEVEVAPEAAPEPEPEPEPEVEPEPEPEPEPVQEPEPEPEPEPEEEKPKFKPTAPKIPDGDKVDFDDIQKKRQNKDLIELQGLIDAHFECRKKEEEELIALKERIEKRRAERAEQQRVRAEKDKERQARREEERRIREESDAKKKADEEAKKKSALSSMGSNYSSHLARADQKRGGKKETEREKKKKILAARRKPLNIDHLSEDKLKDKINELHEWMTQLESEKFDHMERLKRQKYEVTTLRKRVEELSKFSKKGAAARRRK, from the exons ATGTCTGACACAGAAGAAGT tgacCAGGTCGAGG CCGTAGAAGAGGAGGTAGTAGGGGAAGTAGAGGTGGCCCCTGAGGCGGCCCCTgagccagaaccagagccagaaccagaggtagaaccagaaccagagccagaaccagagccagtacaagagccagaaccagagcctgagcctgagcctgaaG AGGAGAAGCCAAAGTTCAA GCCCACCGCACCAAAAATCCCAGACGGTGATAAAGTGGACTTTGAC gACATCCAGAAGAAGCGTCAGAATAAGGATCTGATCGAGCTGCAGGGCTTGATTGATGCTCACTTTGAGTgcaggaagaaggaggaggaggagctgattGCCCTCAAGGAGAGAATC GAGAAGCGTCGTGCTGAGAGGGCTGAGCAGCAGAGGGTGCGCGCTGAGAAGGACAAGGAGCGCCAGGCGAGACGTGAG gagGAGAGGCGGATAAGGGAAGAGAGTGACGCTAAGAAGAAGGCAGATGAAGAGGCCAAGAAGAAGTCGGCTCTGTCCAGCATGGGCTCCAACTACAGCAGTCACCTTGCAAGA GCTGAccagaagagaggaggaaagaaagagactgagagagagaagaagaagaagatcctCGCCGCCAGGCGCAAACCACTCAACATCGACCATCTGAGCGAAGACAAGCTGAA GGATAAGATCAATGAACTGCATGAATGGATGACCCAGCTGGAGTCTGAGAAGTTTGACCACATGGAAAGACTGAAGAGGCAGAAGTACGAG GTTACAACCCTGCGTAAGAGAGTGGAGGAGCTCAGTAAATT CAGCAAGAAGGGAGCTGCCGCCCGCCGCAGAAAGTAG
- the LOC122776089 gene encoding troponin T, fast skeletal muscle isoforms-like isoform X1 produces the protein MSDTEEVDQVEEYDAVEEEVVGEVEVAPEAAPEPEPEPEPEVEPEPEPEPEPVQEPEPEPEPEPEEAVEDEEEKPKFKPTAPKIPDGDKVDFDDIQKKRQNKDLIELQGLIDAHFECRKKEEEELIALKERIEKRRAERAEQQRVRAEKDKERQARREEERRIREESDAKKKADEEAKKKSALSSMGSNYSSHLARADQKRGGKKETEREKKKKILAARRKPLNIDHLSEDKLKDKINELHEWMTQLESEKFDHMERLKRQKYEVTTLRKRVEELSKFSKKGAAARRRK, from the exons ATGTCTGACACAGAAGAAGT tgacCAGGTCGAGG AATACGATG CCGTAGAAGAGGAGGTAGTAGGGGAAGTAGAGGTGGCCCCTGAGGCGGCCCCTgagccagaaccagagccagaaccagaggtagaaccagaaccagagccagaaccagagccagtacaagagccagaaccagagcctgagcctgagcctgaaG AGGCTGTTGAAGATGAAG AGGAGAAGCCAAAGTTCAA GCCCACCGCACCAAAAATCCCAGACGGTGATAAAGTGGACTTTGAC gACATCCAGAAGAAGCGTCAGAATAAGGATCTGATCGAGCTGCAGGGCTTGATTGATGCTCACTTTGAGTgcaggaagaaggaggaggaggagctgattGCCCTCAAGGAGAGAATC GAGAAGCGTCGTGCTGAGAGGGCTGAGCAGCAGAGGGTGCGCGCTGAGAAGGACAAGGAGCGCCAGGCGAGACGTGAG gagGAGAGGCGGATAAGGGAAGAGAGTGACGCTAAGAAGAAGGCAGATGAAGAGGCCAAGAAGAAGTCGGCTCTGTCCAGCATGGGCTCCAACTACAGCAGTCACCTTGCAAGA GCTGAccagaagagaggaggaaagaaagagactgagagagagaagaagaagaagatcctCGCCGCCAGGCGCAAACCACTCAACATCGACCATCTGAGCGAAGACAAGCTGAA GGATAAGATCAATGAACTGCATGAATGGATGACCCAGCTGGAGTCTGAGAAGTTTGACCACATGGAAAGACTGAAGAGGCAGAAGTACGAG GTTACAACCCTGCGTAAGAGAGTGGAGGAGCTCAGTAAATT CAGCAAGAAGGGAGCTGCCGCCCGCCGCAGAAAGTAG
- the LOC122776089 gene encoding troponin T, fast skeletal muscle isoforms-like isoform X7 has translation MSDTEEVDQVEEEKPKFKPTAPKIPDGDKVDFDDIQKKRQNKDLIELQGLIDAHFECRKKEEEELIALKERIEKRRAERAEQQRVRAEKDKERQARREEERRIREESDAKKKADEEAKKKSALSSMGSNYSSHLARADQKRGGKKETEREKKKKILAARRKPLNIDHLSEDKLKDKINELHEWMTQLESEKFDHMERLKRQKYEVTTLRKRVEELSKFSKKGAAARRRK, from the exons ATGTCTGACACAGAAGAAGT tgacCAGGTCGAGG AGGAGAAGCCAAAGTTCAA GCCCACCGCACCAAAAATCCCAGACGGTGATAAAGTGGACTTTGAC gACATCCAGAAGAAGCGTCAGAATAAGGATCTGATCGAGCTGCAGGGCTTGATTGATGCTCACTTTGAGTgcaggaagaaggaggaggaggagctgattGCCCTCAAGGAGAGAATC GAGAAGCGTCGTGCTGAGAGGGCTGAGCAGCAGAGGGTGCGCGCTGAGAAGGACAAGGAGCGCCAGGCGAGACGTGAG gagGAGAGGCGGATAAGGGAAGAGAGTGACGCTAAGAAGAAGGCAGATGAAGAGGCCAAGAAGAAGTCGGCTCTGTCCAGCATGGGCTCCAACTACAGCAGTCACCTTGCAAGA GCTGAccagaagagaggaggaaagaaagagactgagagagagaagaagaagaagatcctCGCCGCCAGGCGCAAACCACTCAACATCGACCATCTGAGCGAAGACAAGCTGAA GGATAAGATCAATGAACTGCATGAATGGATGACCCAGCTGGAGTCTGAGAAGTTTGACCACATGGAAAGACTGAAGAGGCAGAAGTACGAG GTTACAACCCTGCGTAAGAGAGTGGAGGAGCTCAGTAAATT CAGCAAGAAGGGAGCTGCCGCCCGCCGCAGAAAGTAG
- the LOC122776089 gene encoding troponin T, fast skeletal muscle isoforms-like isoform X3 — translation MSDTEEVDQVEEYDAVEEEVVGEVEVAPEAAPEPEPEPEPEVEPEPEPEPEPVQEPEPEPEPEPEEEKPKFKPTAPKIPDGDKVDFDDIQKKRQNKDLIELQGLIDAHFECRKKEEEELIALKERIEKRRAERAEQQRVRAEKDKERQARREEERRIREESDAKKKADEEAKKKSALSSMGSNYSSHLARADQKRGGKKETEREKKKKILAARRKPLNIDHLSEDKLKDKINELHEWMTQLESEKFDHMERLKRQKYEVTTLRKRVEELSKFSKKGAAARRRK, via the exons ATGTCTGACACAGAAGAAGT tgacCAGGTCGAGG AATACGATG CCGTAGAAGAGGAGGTAGTAGGGGAAGTAGAGGTGGCCCCTGAGGCGGCCCCTgagccagaaccagagccagaaccagaggtagaaccagaaccagagccagaaccagagccagtacaagagccagaaccagagcctgagcctgagcctgaaG AGGAGAAGCCAAAGTTCAA GCCCACCGCACCAAAAATCCCAGACGGTGATAAAGTGGACTTTGAC gACATCCAGAAGAAGCGTCAGAATAAGGATCTGATCGAGCTGCAGGGCTTGATTGATGCTCACTTTGAGTgcaggaagaaggaggaggaggagctgattGCCCTCAAGGAGAGAATC GAGAAGCGTCGTGCTGAGAGGGCTGAGCAGCAGAGGGTGCGCGCTGAGAAGGACAAGGAGCGCCAGGCGAGACGTGAG gagGAGAGGCGGATAAGGGAAGAGAGTGACGCTAAGAAGAAGGCAGATGAAGAGGCCAAGAAGAAGTCGGCTCTGTCCAGCATGGGCTCCAACTACAGCAGTCACCTTGCAAGA GCTGAccagaagagaggaggaaagaaagagactgagagagagaagaagaagaagatcctCGCCGCCAGGCGCAAACCACTCAACATCGACCATCTGAGCGAAGACAAGCTGAA GGATAAGATCAATGAACTGCATGAATGGATGACCCAGCTGGAGTCTGAGAAGTTTGACCACATGGAAAGACTGAAGAGGCAGAAGTACGAG GTTACAACCCTGCGTAAGAGAGTGGAGGAGCTCAGTAAATT CAGCAAGAAGGGAGCTGCCGCCCGCCGCAGAAAGTAG
- the LOC122776089 gene encoding troponin T, fast skeletal muscle isoforms-like isoform X6 gives MSDTEEVDQVEEYDEEKPKFKPTAPKIPDGDKVDFDDIQKKRQNKDLIELQGLIDAHFECRKKEEEELIALKERIEKRRAERAEQQRVRAEKDKERQARREEERRIREESDAKKKADEEAKKKSALSSMGSNYSSHLARADQKRGGKKETEREKKKKILAARRKPLNIDHLSEDKLKDKINELHEWMTQLESEKFDHMERLKRQKYEVTTLRKRVEELSKFSKKGAAARRRK, from the exons ATGTCTGACACAGAAGAAGT tgacCAGGTCGAGG AATACGATG AGGAGAAGCCAAAGTTCAA GCCCACCGCACCAAAAATCCCAGACGGTGATAAAGTGGACTTTGAC gACATCCAGAAGAAGCGTCAGAATAAGGATCTGATCGAGCTGCAGGGCTTGATTGATGCTCACTTTGAGTgcaggaagaaggaggaggaggagctgattGCCCTCAAGGAGAGAATC GAGAAGCGTCGTGCTGAGAGGGCTGAGCAGCAGAGGGTGCGCGCTGAGAAGGACAAGGAGCGCCAGGCGAGACGTGAG gagGAGAGGCGGATAAGGGAAGAGAGTGACGCTAAGAAGAAGGCAGATGAAGAGGCCAAGAAGAAGTCGGCTCTGTCCAGCATGGGCTCCAACTACAGCAGTCACCTTGCAAGA GCTGAccagaagagaggaggaaagaaagagactgagagagagaagaagaagaagatcctCGCCGCCAGGCGCAAACCACTCAACATCGACCATCTGAGCGAAGACAAGCTGAA GGATAAGATCAATGAACTGCATGAATGGATGACCCAGCTGGAGTCTGAGAAGTTTGACCACATGGAAAGACTGAAGAGGCAGAAGTACGAG GTTACAACCCTGCGTAAGAGAGTGGAGGAGCTCAGTAAATT CAGCAAGAAGGGAGCTGCCGCCCGCCGCAGAAAGTAG
- the LOC122776089 gene encoding troponin T, fast skeletal muscle isoforms-like isoform X5: MSDTEEVDQVEEYDEAVEDEEEKPKFKPTAPKIPDGDKVDFDDIQKKRQNKDLIELQGLIDAHFECRKKEEEELIALKERIEKRRAERAEQQRVRAEKDKERQARREEERRIREESDAKKKADEEAKKKSALSSMGSNYSSHLARADQKRGGKKETEREKKKKILAARRKPLNIDHLSEDKLKDKINELHEWMTQLESEKFDHMERLKRQKYEVTTLRKRVEELSKFSKKGAAARRRK; encoded by the exons ATGTCTGACACAGAAGAAGT tgacCAGGTCGAGG AATACGATG AGGCTGTTGAAGATGAAG AGGAGAAGCCAAAGTTCAA GCCCACCGCACCAAAAATCCCAGACGGTGATAAAGTGGACTTTGAC gACATCCAGAAGAAGCGTCAGAATAAGGATCTGATCGAGCTGCAGGGCTTGATTGATGCTCACTTTGAGTgcaggaagaaggaggaggaggagctgattGCCCTCAAGGAGAGAATC GAGAAGCGTCGTGCTGAGAGGGCTGAGCAGCAGAGGGTGCGCGCTGAGAAGGACAAGGAGCGCCAGGCGAGACGTGAG gagGAGAGGCGGATAAGGGAAGAGAGTGACGCTAAGAAGAAGGCAGATGAAGAGGCCAAGAAGAAGTCGGCTCTGTCCAGCATGGGCTCCAACTACAGCAGTCACCTTGCAAGA GCTGAccagaagagaggaggaaagaaagagactgagagagagaagaagaagaagatcctCGCCGCCAGGCGCAAACCACTCAACATCGACCATCTGAGCGAAGACAAGCTGAA GGATAAGATCAATGAACTGCATGAATGGATGACCCAGCTGGAGTCTGAGAAGTTTGACCACATGGAAAGACTGAAGAGGCAGAAGTACGAG GTTACAACCCTGCGTAAGAGAGTGGAGGAGCTCAGTAAATT CAGCAAGAAGGGAGCTGCCGCCCGCCGCAGAAAGTAG